From the genome of Actinomycetota bacterium:
GTGAACCTCGAGCCCACGCCGGGCGGACGGCCTCCCTGGATGCGCACGCCCACGACGTCGTCCTGCCACTCGGCGAACCGCGAAGGATCAGTGGCATACCCGAAGACCTCCGCCGGCGGGCAGGCAATGTCGATGTGGGACACGATAGGCGGCATGGCGTCCCCTCCTTGTCACCTCGGCTCGTGTTGACCCGTCACTGTGATGACGGACCGCGACGAGGAAATGTGACCGATGGATGAGGGCGACTGGCTGGTCGAGCGCTTCCAGACCCACCGCGCCCGCCTGCGCGCGGTGGCCTACCGGATGCTCGGCTCGCTCAGCGAGGCCGACGACGCCGTCCAGGAAGCCTGGCTTCGCCTCAGCCGTGCCGGCACCGGCGGGGTGGACGACCTGGGCCGGTGGCTGACCACGGTGGTCGCGCGGGTGTGCCTGGACATGCTGCGCTCGCGCGCCGCCCGTCGGGAGGAGCCTCTGGGGGTGCATCTGCCCGACCCGATCATCGGCCCCGCCGACGCGCCCGACCCCGAGCAGGAGGCGCTGCTTGGCGATGCGGTCGGGCTGGCGCTGCTGGTGGTCCTTGAGGAGCTGGCACCGGCCGAGCGGCTGGCGTTGGTGTTGCACGACACCTTCGCGGTGCCCTTTGAGGAGATCGCCGCCATCCTCGGGCGTTCCCCGGCCGCCGCCCGCCAGCTGGCCAGCCGCGCCCGCCGCCGGGTCCGGGCCTCGACCGCCCTGCCCGATGCCGATCTCGCCCGCCAGCGCAGGGTGGTCGATGCCTTCCTTGCCGCAGCCCGCAACGGTGACCTGGATGCGCTCGTTGCCGTGCTGGACCCAGACGTTGTCGTCCGCGCCGACTGGGGCACGGTGCCCGCAGGCGCCTCCAGGACCCTCCGGGGGGCGCGGGCCGTGGCCAAGCAGGCCCTGGCCTTCTCACAACGTGCCCGGTCGGTGCGGCCCGCGCTGGTGAACGGCACCGCAGGCGTGGTCGCGGACACGGGCGGGCGACTGCTTGCGGTGATGGGGTTCACGGTCAGACGCGGG
Proteins encoded in this window:
- the sigJ gene encoding RNA polymerase sigma factor SigJ produces the protein MDEGDWLVERFQTHRARLRAVAYRMLGSLSEADDAVQEAWLRLSRAGTGGVDDLGRWLTTVVARVCLDMLRSRAARREEPLGVHLPDPIIGPADAPDPEQEALLGDAVGLALLVVLEELAPAERLALVLHDTFAVPFEEIAAILGRSPAAARQLASRARRRVRASTALPDADLARQRRVVDAFLAAARNGDLDALVAVLDPDVVVRADWGTVPAGASRTLRGARAVAKQALAFSQRARSVRPALVNGTAGVVADTGGRLLAVMGFTVRRGKIVEIDILADPARLRRFDLPVPHT